The Chiloscyllium punctatum isolate Juve2018m chromosome 15, sChiPun1.3, whole genome shotgun sequence sequence TGTGTTTTAAATTCAGGTCCCTCTTTGCTACAATCAGACATAATTGTGTAAGCGGTAATTGTCATGTGAGGCTGACGTTTGTGAAGTTGGGTTGCCCTTATAAGCGAACGGTAGCCTATACTCAGGCGCAGTCTGTTCAGATGAAGCCTGTGGTTCATAGGGTCTACTATGCTTTTGCTGAGGACAGGACAGACAAAAGAGAGCCCCTCCAATGAGTGTCATGCTCATTGACACAAAGCCAACGTATAAAGCCTCTCCCATTTCATATTTGATTGCGGGTGGTATCATTGGGTCGTAGAAATCTCGAATTAAGTCATTTGTTGACCATGACACTGGAATGAGACACATGATGCCAGCAAGGATATAACATATTCCTCCAGCTACGGCAATGTTATTTTTGAATGAAGATTCCTTGAAGCACATGGTGCACTTCATACCCATGACAGAAATGCAAGTGGCTAAAACAGAAAGCAAACAGGAAATTACCATCATGGCACGAGCTGCCTGCAGATCTGGAGGCAATGCCAGCTGTGAACGATGGACTTGACATTGGTAGATGCCAGTACTTTGCCAGACACACTCCATCCACAGTCCCTTCATGAACTCAATCGCCGTGATGATGTCTGCACCCAAATGTGCTCTTCTGTGCCAATGTGGTAGGATAGTAGTGATCAATGTTCCAAATAGGCCAAGGAGGCCAAGAGAAAACCCAATGATCTGAATTCCCATGTGAGCCATTTTGCCTCTTGCTTCTTTGGCTATAGTTATTAGATAGAACAGCAACACCAGCTTTCCCGAAAACGTACTATTTTTTTCGTGTAAGCAAAACCTATTAACAATAATGAAATAAGTTACCAAGTGTAGCCTATCAAGATTTATGCAAGTGCAAATTGTTTAGTTGCTTAATAATTTTTTAAGTTGGTCATCAAGGAAACATTACATCTGAAATCACACGTTTTTGGAAAAATCTGTTGACAGTGGCTTTGTGAACAGTAGTAAATTGCACATCAAAAGTTAACTGTTTTCCGTTTAATCCACTTTCAAAACTTTCCAGTATGGCCATGTCTGTACTGTGTAccttttgctcctcggatgctgcctgacctgctgtgcttttccagcaccactctaatctagactctgatttccagcatctgcagtcctcacttttgtcatCTTCATTTTTAATCCCATTGTGAACTCTGTCTGTCCTATCTCTATATCCTCCTTCAGTTCCACAACGCCCTAAGGTACATGTGCTGTTTGAATTCTGACTTCTTAACGATTCCCGATTTTAACTGCACCACTATTGATGGCTGTACTTTTAGCGGCTTAACTGCGGACTATTCTCCCTCGATCCCCCCTGTCTTTTTAATTATCTTTTCTCCTTTGAGAGATTCCTTTAAACCCATCTTGTTTTCTTAACCAAGCATTTGATCATCTAAACTAATATCTCATTATGTGCCCTAGTGCCATAACTTATTTTATAACACTCATATAAATGTACAATAAAATGATTTATGTTGTTTCTGTAAATTAGAGACATTTTACTGCTGTATATATTCCTTAAAGTtccaaagaatgagagatgatctcattaaaATGAACAAAATTCATACAGGGAATAACAGAGTGGATGTGGCTAGGATGTTTTGCCTGGCTAGTGAATTGAGAACAAGGATGTAATTTCAAAATCATTTAAAGCACATTTAAGACCAAACTGAAGGGGAATTTCTTGACTCAGAGGGTGTGACACTTTGGAATTTGCTTTCCCAGAGGACAGCAGAAGTTGAACATGTTCAAGACAGGCTTCCAGGTTAATACAGTGTATGGTTACACTTGGCATGGTCACCTCATTATGCCCGGGAAAAGGTGGTGAACGTGACAGTGGGTGCATGCTCATGTAGATAAGTTGGGTAGCGACCTAAGACATCTATGGGGTTGACATGGAGACTGCCAGAAAAGGGATGTAAATGACTGGGGTCCTCATACATAACAGGATAACCTGGAAATTATTGTCTGAGGTGCATATGCTGTCGCCTTCCATCGTCCTAGAAACTACAACTGTGCAATGACAAAGGAAATAGCCTTGACTACAACTGGAGTGTAGGAGCTAAGCATTGCAGGGAGAGAGATGTAAACCCCAGCAATGTGAGGCCCTACAGATAGACCCATTCATTACAGAGGACACACACCTCTCAATTGCATGATGATCCTGACGCCAAGTCTCACTGTGTGCTACAAAACCTGCCGACCATTTTATGCACTGAGGCCAGTGGTGCCAAAGCAACTTCTGCGCGCCTCGTGCAATGGTACCCAGTTGCCTGAGCTCCTTCCAAATGTAACGTTCATAGCGTCTGCACTCGGTGCAGCAAAATCTCTCAGGTCAGGCATTGCTGCAGGGAATATCATGCACATGAACTGGTGTCTGATCTCAGAGTGTAACAGTTAGAGCAGAGGCTACACAGAGACATGAGCAAACAGATTTTGTGGTATTGTGAGCACATTTCAATAAATACGAGGCTTTATTCACAGTGAGTCATCACCAGTATCGCCAACAAACTCTCAAGGGTTTTTTGAGAATCTTTCCTTCCCACTGTGTGTAAGTGCTGACCCAGGTGCAGTGGAGAAAGCCTGCCTTAAAACTGGACTCTACTTTTTGTATCTAGAGGCCCAGACATGATGAGTGCGTTCTTGTATGAGGCAACAGTACCCTCCTCTGCTTAACTCCCACAGCCTCAAGAGTCACAGGTAGGGTGAAAGCCCTGCTACCTCAGCGGCCTTCCGAGAGGTGATTTCTGAGGGGCTGTGTATGGTTCCTCCTTCGTCTGGTGTCTGCTTGTGAGGAAAAGGGCCCCTGATATGAGGTCAAGGTGGCCTGCCTACTCCTGCTGAGGACCAATGTCAAGGGTGATGAAGTGCATGTCTATGACCTGGAGACTGCTGGTTGTGGCTCTCCATGCTCCTGCTCATCgactacagctctgccttcaacactatAATCCCCTCCAGGCTGATCTCAAAACTCCAAGACCTAGGACTTGGTTTGGTACCTCTGCAACTGggtcctcagcttcctgacccacagactgcaatcagtgaagatagacaactgcacctcctccacaatgaCAGTTAACACTGGAACCCCTCAAGGATGCTtcgtcagccccctactgtattccctgtataccCACAACTATGTTGCCTAATTCTAAACAGatgccatctacaagtttgcacatgacaccactGTGGTAGGATAGATAGCAAACAATGCTGAGTCAGAACACAGAAAGGAGATAGCAGGCTTAATGACGTTGTCCATtgataacaacctctctctcaatgtcggcaaaactaaagaactgatcactgacttcagaaagaaaggaggcggacatacccccatctacatcaacgggatggaggtgagaggatcAAGAGTGTCAAGTTCCTCAGAGTGATGATAACCGCCagcctgtcctggacttcccacatagATTCGactgtcaagaaggcacaacagcgcctcttcttcctcaggcagctcaggaaattcagcatgtccataatgaCCATCGCCAACTTTTACAGATACACTATTGGGAAGTGCATATTGGCCTGGTACGGTAACAGCTCTGCCCAGGACTATAAGAAACTatagaaggtggtgtgcacagtccagactatcatggaagccaacctcccatccaagGACTCCATTTACTCCTCTTGTTGCCATGGAAAGGCTGTCAACATCAGCAAAGCCCAATCTCACCCTGGCAATGCTCTCCTACTACCTTTTCCATCAGTCACAAGATACTGAAGCCTGAATGCATGCAtcagcaggttcaagaacagctttatccctgctgttattagactgatgaatggactctctaacttcaaataatgttgatcttgttaatgttctTCTTGTATTGCACAGTGTCACCTCTAAGCCTCACTCTCTCCAAGTTTtctcaccctatgatctgtatgtcattgtttactatgatctgtctatactgctcacaaacaaagctttacactgtacttaggtacgtgTGGCAGTAAATCAAATCATTATGAACAACATGGCAATGGCCAACTTGTCCATAGAGGCAGTAAGATAATTTCATGCTTGAACCAACTGCACCCCCACACTTTAGCTGCAGCCCAGTAGCCTCTGCACAATGGGGACCATTGCCTCCCACATTCCTGCCCTTGGCTCCTGTGTCTGCTTGTGCATGTATATAAAATGCCTACATGGTTCTCTCCTGCAAGGGGCTAAGCAGGTACCTGATTTCTAGCATTTCTCAGAGTGCCAGTGACCTGCGGCATTTCTTTCTCCACCAGCTGTGGAGATGTTGCAGTGATGTGTTCCCCAGATTGTCTCTAGTCTTGCTAACATTCCCACCGAAGTTTCAGTATTTGAATTGGTGCATGCGGCAGGGGGCTGCTCTTCATGCTGGCTCATCCTCTGAGGCCATGGAACTCTCCTCCTCAGAGGGAGTGAAGGGCCTTCTTAACAGGCCTGCTCTCTTGACAGTGATGACAATGGATATCCCACTAGAACCTACAAGGTAAAGGAGTGAGAAGGCAACATGGTTTAAAGAGGTATGCGATGAATGGCTCTGATGGTGGCATTAAGGGGAGAGTTGTAATGGAACGAAAAATGGAAATTCCTTGGTTGGCAGGACACGGATGTCTCAGTTTCCCCACAGGATAGTCCTGGTCTTCTCCTGCGAGGTCCAAGATTCTTTCCTCACTGGAATTGAGTGTGACTTGCTGCACCCTGAAAATGCGGGACATGTTTCCATTCTCCATTTACAATCAGCTTGTGCAGGAACTCGGTGAGTGACACTACGTGACATCAAGAATGGAGTGCCCCTATTGCTCCAGCGCCCTCCTATTCCAGATCCATGTCAAAAACTCAAACTCCCCTTGCATTCAGTGCTAACTACTGCCTCAGTAACATGACAGGTGACATGCAGTTCCCATGGCACTCTTAGATGTTGCATGAGTAATGGTTCACCTTTGGCTAAcacttgtcttttttttaacatcATTGCTGTCAATATCATTAAGACGTTCATGTTCAGTTTGTGAGCTATCACGTTTAACCAGCAACTGACCCTGAGGCACCTTCACTCTGCACACATAGCaaagtgaagatgaaaagattaAATGATGCTGGAGTTTGCAAGCAACTGCTTCACTTATTTGTTCCTTCAGTGTATCCAGCAAACGTGGATCCTGCGTTTCATCTGGCAAATTGGCACTTATCCCTACCAACCCAAATGGTGTCCCCACCACTTTCACATGCAGAGAATGGAAAACGATAGTGGGGAACACAGCCTGCAGTGGACACTATTAGCACCAGACCCCTCCTGGTCACCAAATACTCTCCCCCAGTCCTCTTTTACCTTACCCTATCTTGACAGGCTATTTCCGTCTGTCCCCCAAGTGGAGACCCACCATAATGAACATTGCATCTTGCCCTAATGATCCCCAACCTGTCCTTCCATGCTCACTCAGTGGAGCACATAGTCATGCTCACCACCATTACCATATCCTCCTATGGCCTCCCTTGCTGTTCTGTATACTCCTCATTGTCCCCTTGTACTCTGCAAATGCCTGTTTCCTCCCTCATAACCCTGACACCCTTTGGCACTGATCACCCCTGCTACCCCTACAGCCCTCCCTTACAccccattgaatgatggagtatgTATTTTCCAAGAAGTCTGACCAACATCAGTGAGCAGCCACTAGACATGATAGAGCAGGTACCTGACTGCTGCCTTTGCAGCTCCCCAGTTGACGACACATGATTCCCCGAGTCTACAGGACAAACCATTACCCTCCCTGGACTGTAGTCTGACAGATACAAGACTATGAGCATAACCACTGCAACTATGGTGCATGGCATCACTATACAACCCTCTGTCTAATGTGGGGCTCAGATGTAATGCTATGTGCCTTGACCAAGACCATTGTGGAGCAGAATATAGAGATGTTGGAGATGTGGTTCTGCTGCTTGGACTGAGGCAACATACTGGATGCTGAAGAAATGGGGAATAGGAGCAGTCTCCTGAGGAGGAGACTGATGGCACTGAGGTTAAGGAAGCTGTAGTTGTCCATGAAAAAGCTCAGCTGTTATGGGTGTTACAAGTCAGAATAAACCTCATTGATACCTGCTTCCTATAGAAGAGGACTGAGTGCATTGTTGACTATAATATGGTCATTGGTCATGATGCTGAAATCTGGATTGCATTATCAAGTGAACCTCAACTTCTGTTGGTTCTTTATTCTGGTCTGTACATAAAAGCtgaaggtcatagagtcatagagtcatgccgaatggaaacaaaccctttggtccaaccagtccatgccaaccataatcccaaactaagctagttccACCTAcctactcctggcccatatcccaccaaacttTCCTTTCATGcatctatccaaatatcttttaaatgttgcaatcgcacctacatccactacttccttaggaagtttattccacatgtgaaccacaaTTGTTTGCCTGTATGTGATATTTCCCAACTCTTAAATGACAAGTTGAGGGCCGACAGTTGACATTGGGACAGTATGGAGCTGGCTTAGTGGGTGGTTTGACAGGATGTAGCACAGAAGAAGCAAACTATGTGGTCTGGTGGGGAAACAGTGATGAGGGTAAGAGATTGTATGCCCCGGGGAGTGTCAGCCATGTCAGCTTTATGCCATGGGCAGTGTGAAGTCATGGCTAGATAACACTTGACAAAGGATGCCAGTCTTCCTGCAGATATCTATGAGCAatgaatgttacagcaatggcaCATAATAAAACAGGGCTGAAATCTGACATGGCTGACATCAAaggtaggtagttaatgaagtGAGTATGGTAAGGAATGGCAAGAAACGCCGCGGCCAAAATCCTTCTAACATACTCAATGCAACTCAGACATCGTCAAATAAAAAAAGAATCTGTCCAATGATAGAAGAGACAGAAGAGGTTATTTAGCTGTGAACACAATATTATTTGTTTCTGAAGAATAGGAAAATGACTGTCAATTCATTGTAATGCTTTAAGAAGGGACAAGAAGCTGCATCTAATGAATCTTGTTCAGCTTTTACCAGGTTTATTTTACTAGTTTGAGTAATCAATTTCCTTAACAAGCTCTTTTGTCTGACGACCTATTGAATCTTACATCTACACATCCTGCAGACTCTGAGGTTTCATGGTTGTTGGCTGATCCTTTTTTGACACTGGGTGTCCCTCAGGCAGAGAAGATTATATTATAGGCCAGGGGGGATTATGGAGATATAAGccggcttatgcctgaaacgtcgattctcctactccccggatgctgcctggcctgctgtgtttttccagcatcacatttttcaattaTGGAGACATACCTGGTTTGAGGCTAGCCGAGCCATGAGGATGAGGGGTGAATGTTTATGGTGTCTTTAAATCAAACACCTTTGTAAACCAACAGAATCCTCAAGATCAGTGAGCTGTGAGAGTTATTTTGAGTAACAAAGGTATAGTGCTTGAACACGCTCCTTGACACTGTTGCTAGGAAACAAAATGAATGAGGCAAATGGTGAATACGGTTGGTGGTATAGATTAGCACCACAGCCTTGATTTGATTTAGCCACCCCAGTGAGATCACTGAACTTCTCCCTGTGTAGCTATACTCCTTTACTACAATTACTGAGTAATAAACTTACAGCACTTGAATTAGCAGCGAACTTTACAACTGCACCAGAATTATACTCTCTTATTCCACCCAGTGGCAGTAAACGAATGAATAGGTTAGCATAAGTACAAgaacagaccattcagctcatcaaacgCTGCTGACTTCCAGTGAGATTGTGGCACAGCTCTACCTCAACTCCACCCACCTATCATGGCTCAATTCCCTTCATATCCTTGGGCAGCACAAATGTACTGATCTCACAAAGTGATCAGATGAGCTTAATGCCAGAGACAGTGTGGCACTTTGaccaccttttgtgtgaaatGTTTCCGAACACCTCTCCTGGGGTGATTTTAAGGTTTTGTTCCCAAGTCGTAAGCTCCCTTACCAGGAAAGACTGATGAAGACTCTGCGAGCATGTTGTAACAAATTAGCAGGGGCAGTTTTAGGATGGTTCTGTCACAGATTCCTAGGAAGTCTCGTCACTGTGCTTTGGAATCAGAGCAAGGTTACAATTTAAGGTAAATTGCAGATCAAAGCAGAGAGCAAAAGTGTGTAAAAGACATACCTTTGTCGCAGTACATTATCCATAAGAACTGAACCTAGGAGCTGCTTAATGTGTGTTATTGCTCATTGCAATTTATTTTTAGACAGAACTACATGAGCTATTTATACATTGTGAGCAATTTAAAACCAGCACTTACAGACTACCGGTCTTGATCAATTTCTATACTCTTGGTGTCTTGAAATCTGGTGACTAATTCATTGAATTTGAAATATTGAATTtgttttctctccagagatgctaccagacctgctgagtttgtccagcaagTTCTGATTTTGTGTTGTTACAAAAAAACATCAAGTGCTTGGTCAGTTCAGAGGACAGTTCgaaatcaaagaacaaagaacaaagaaaatttacagcccaggaacaggcctttcggccctccaagcctgagctgatccaaatccactgtctaaacctgtcgcccaattcctaagcatttgtatccctctgctccccacctactcatgcatctgtccagacgcatcttaaatgaatctaccgtgcttgcttctaccacctctgttagcaatgcattccagacgcccaccactctctgtgtgaagtacttgccgcatgtatcccccttaaactttccacctctcaccttgaaagtgtgacctctcgttattgaatccttcaccctggggataaagcttatctctatctaccctgtctatacccttcatgattttgtaaacttcaatcaggttcccccctcaatcttcttttttctaatgaaaacaaacttaacctactcaaactctcttcagagctagcaccgtccataccaggcaacatcctcgtaaaccttctttgcaccctctccaaagcacccacatccttttggtaatgtggcaaccagaactgtacacagtattctaaatgcggccgaaccaatatcctgtacaattttaacatgacttgccagctcttatactcaataccccgtccaatgacaGCAAGCATactgtgtgccttcttgaccactctatccacctgtgcagcaaccttcagggtacaatggacctgcactcccagatctctctgcccatcaacttttcccaaggctcttccattctttgtataattcgctctagaattagtgtTGCCTAAATGCATtatctcacatttgtctggattgaaatccatctgctacttttccacccaactctccagtctatctatattctcctgtattcttttgacagtcctctatgctttctgctactccaccaatcttcgtgtcatccgcaaacttgctgatcataccaagatcttccagatcatttatgtagatcacaaaaaacagtggccccaacactgacccctgtggaactccactggtcacctttctccatttcgagaagcacccttcaactactactctctgtctcctgttgctcaaccagttctttatccacctagccggaacaccctgcacaccatgtgacttcaccttctccatggggaaccttaccaagcGCTTTACTCAAGTCTATGTGTaggacatcaacagcccttccttcatctatcaacttggtcacttcctcgaaaaaCTCTGTTAGGTTAGTAAGAcacaatctcccccgcacaaaaccatgttgcctatcactgataagcccattcttttctaaatataaatagatcctatccctcagtaccttctccagcaattttcccaccactgatgtcaggctcactggtctgtagttatccggaatatccctgctacccttcttgtacagggggacaacatgagaaaccctccagtcctccagcacctcacctgtatttaaggatgccacaaagatatctgtcagggctccagctatttcctctctcacctccttcagcaacctgggatagatcccatccggtcctggggacttgtccaccttaataacccctagcctacccaacacattttccctacttatgtcaacatgatccagactaatcaaacgtctatctctattctcaacattcatcatgttcctctcctcagtga is a genomic window containing:
- the LOC140485926 gene encoding claudin-14-like; translated protein: MAHMGIQIIGFSLGLLGLFGTLITTILPHWHRRAHLGADIITAIEFMKGLWMECVWQSTGIYQCQVHRSQLALPPDLQAARAMMVISCLLSVLATCISVMGMKCTMCFKESSFKNNIAVAGGICYILAGIMCLIPVSWSTNDLIRDFYDPMIPPAIKYEMGEALYVGFVSMSMTLIGGALFCLSCPQQKHSRPYEPQASSEQTAPEYRLPFAYKGNPTSQTSASHDNYRLHNYV